In one window of Corynebacterium incognita DNA:
- a CDS encoding ParA family protein: MSDEGLFEAQGEQLGLTGRPVRELPEPKPLDSHGPATILSMCNQKGGVGKTTTTINMGACLAEFGRRVLLVDLDPQGALSAGLGINHNDIEDTIYDVMLDNQTSIHSAILHTATPGLDVVPANIDLSAAEIQLVNEVGREHTLARALRPVSRDYDFIIIDCQPSLGLLTVNALACSAGVIIPMECEFFSLRGLALLTDTVEKVSERINFDLEVLGILVTMFDRRTKHAREVMSRVVDYFDDKVFDTVITRTVRFPETSVAGEPITSWAPSSQGAEQYRNLAREVIERTERHRR; the protein is encoded by the coding sequence GTGAGTGACGAAGGGTTGTTCGAGGCCCAAGGTGAACAGCTGGGGTTGACCGGACGCCCCGTGCGGGAGCTTCCGGAACCGAAGCCCCTCGATTCCCATGGGCCCGCGACCATTTTGTCCATGTGCAACCAGAAGGGCGGCGTGGGTAAGACCACCACCACGATCAACATGGGTGCGTGCCTAGCCGAGTTCGGCCGCCGTGTCCTGCTCGTGGACCTTGACCCACAGGGCGCACTGTCCGCAGGGTTGGGCATCAATCACAACGATATCGAAGACACGATCTACGACGTCATGCTGGACAACCAGACGTCGATCCACTCCGCGATCCTCCACACCGCGACCCCGGGACTGGACGTCGTACCCGCGAATATCGACCTGTCCGCCGCGGAGATCCAGTTGGTCAACGAGGTGGGCCGCGAGCACACCCTTGCCCGTGCCCTGCGCCCAGTGTCCCGCGACTACGACTTCATTATCATCGACTGCCAGCCTTCGCTGGGCCTGCTCACGGTCAACGCCTTGGCGTGCTCCGCGGGCGTGATTATCCCTATGGAGTGCGAGTTCTTCTCGCTTCGTGGTCTGGCGTTGTTGACTGACACCGTGGAGAAGGTCTCCGAGCGTATCAACTTTGATCTTGAGGTGTTGGGCATCCTGGTGACCATGTTCGACCGGCGCACCAAGCATGCCCGTGAGGTCATGTCACGCGTGGTTGATTACTTTGACGACAAGGTCTTTGACACCGTGATTACCCGCACCGTCCGGTTCCCAGAAACCTCCGTCGCGGGCGAACCCATCACCAGCTGGGCCCCGAGCTCGCAGGGCGCTGAACAATACCGCAACTTGGCGCGCGAGGTCATCGAACGCACCGAGCGCCACCGCCGTTAA
- a CDS encoding segregation and condensation protein A, whose translation MEGTRRGDAAPPAGRAEQPEITGFRIALANFEGPFDLLLQLISAKKLEVTDVALAEVTDEFVAYVRALGDTADLDEVTEFLVVASTLLDLKAARLLPRGEVDDLDDLELLESRDLLFARLLQYRAYKKVADQFAQWQREAQRRYPRVVGLEEQFAQLLPPVALGHSPASFAELAASVFRPKPPEEVATGHVHQVAVSVPEQAGKIMSTLKLLGPEQWMSFAALTRDCTESMHVVGRFLALLELYKARAVDAEQPEALEELNVSWTGLDVDPAVVAAANWD comes from the coding sequence GTGGAGGGGACTCGGCGCGGCGACGCCGCCCCTCCCGCGGGCAGGGCGGAGCAGCCGGAAATCACGGGGTTCCGCATCGCCCTGGCTAACTTCGAGGGGCCGTTCGACCTGCTGTTGCAGCTTATTTCCGCGAAGAAACTCGAGGTAACCGATGTGGCGCTGGCGGAGGTGACCGACGAGTTCGTGGCCTACGTCCGGGCCCTTGGTGATACCGCCGACTTGGACGAGGTCACCGAGTTCCTGGTCGTCGCTTCTACGCTGCTTGACCTCAAGGCGGCACGCCTACTGCCGCGCGGTGAGGTCGATGACCTGGACGACCTTGAACTGTTGGAATCCCGCGATCTGTTATTCGCGCGCTTGCTCCAGTACCGCGCCTACAAGAAGGTCGCGGACCAGTTCGCGCAGTGGCAGCGCGAGGCGCAGCGGCGCTACCCGCGCGTGGTGGGCCTGGAGGAGCAGTTCGCGCAGCTGCTGCCGCCGGTTGCCCTTGGACACAGTCCAGCCAGCTTCGCCGAGCTCGCGGCCAGTGTGTTTCGCCCGAAACCTCCCGAGGAAGTCGCAACTGGTCATGTGCACCAGGTGGCTGTCTCTGTTCCGGAGCAGGCGGGCAAGATCATGAGCACGCTCAAGCTCTTGGGGCCCGAACAGTGGATGAGTTTTGCGGCGCTCACCCGGGATTGCACCGAGTCCATGCATGTCGTCGGGCGGTTCTTGGCGTTGCTGGAGCTGTACAAGGCGCGGGCCGTGGACGCCGAGCAGCCGGAAGCACTGGAGGAGCTCAACGTCTCCTGGACAGGTCTGGACGTGGACCCCGCGGTCGTCGCCGCCGCCAACTGGGATTAG
- the scpB gene encoding SMC-Scp complex subunit ScpB, translating to MDLPLISPLRSHIESIVLVVDTPVSAAAIAHAVDAELADVVAVLKEIAAEFDSRGSGMELRESAEGWRLYTRQDNAGVVEKFLLDGTQSKLSRAALETLAVVAYRQPVTRAQVAGVRGVNVDGVMRTLTLRGLVREVEAPEGQSAGGAHFYETTELFLELLGIDSLDRLPDLAPLLPDIDSIDEDF from the coding sequence ATGGATTTGCCGCTCATTTCGCCGCTGCGCTCGCACATAGAGTCCATCGTCCTGGTCGTCGACACCCCCGTGTCCGCGGCCGCCATCGCCCACGCTGTTGATGCTGAACTCGCGGACGTCGTCGCCGTGCTCAAGGAGATTGCCGCGGAATTCGACTCCCGCGGAAGCGGAATGGAGCTGCGGGAATCGGCAGAAGGCTGGCGGCTGTATACCCGCCAAGACAACGCAGGGGTCGTCGAGAAGTTCCTGCTTGATGGCACCCAGTCCAAACTTTCGCGCGCTGCCTTGGAAACGCTCGCGGTGGTGGCTTACCGCCAGCCCGTCACCCGGGCTCAGGTCGCAGGAGTCCGCGGGGTGAACGTCGACGGCGTCATGCGCACCCTCACGTTGCGTGGGCTGGTGCGCGAGGTCGAAGCCCCCGAAGGGCAGTCCGCCGGCGGGGCGCATTTCTACGAGACTACGGAGCTCTTCCTTGAACTTTTAGGGATCGATTCCCTCGACCGCCTGCCGGACCTGGCTCCGCTGCTGCCGGACATCGACTCCATCGACGAGGATTTTTAG
- a CDS encoding pseudouridine synthase → MTPPARREGTPDSQGDKRAPRAADILISNAKPAKRQHVRKSDRDSARKKATAESVAAELGADWLYENEPHSQNHHGASQGERLQKVLAKAGVASRRHAEILIDAGRVEVNGEVIKRQGVRVDPSVDVIRVDGVRINVNEDMEYFILNKPRGMQSTMQDELGRPCVGGVLSERTASGQRLFHVGRLDADTEGLLLLTNDGELANRLMHPKYEVKKTYLATVLGEADNKLVRQLKDGIELEDGMAKADFVQVVDKNQGYSLIRVELHEGRKHIVRRMLKEAGYPVQRLVRTKIHTVQLGEQKPGHLRALNSAELTSLFKVVGM, encoded by the coding sequence GTGACCCCACCCGCTCGCCGCGAAGGCACACCGGACAGCCAAGGAGACAAGCGCGCGCCCCGCGCCGCTGACATCCTTATCTCCAACGCAAAACCAGCCAAACGCCAGCACGTGCGCAAGTCCGATCGTGACAGCGCCCGCAAGAAGGCCACCGCCGAATCTGTAGCGGCTGAACTCGGCGCCGATTGGCTGTATGAGAATGAACCACACAGCCAGAATCATCATGGCGCGTCGCAGGGAGAGCGCCTGCAGAAGGTACTGGCGAAGGCCGGCGTCGCGTCCCGCCGCCACGCCGAGATCCTCATCGACGCCGGTCGCGTCGAGGTCAACGGCGAAGTCATTAAGCGCCAGGGCGTGCGCGTCGATCCGTCGGTGGACGTCATCCGCGTCGACGGCGTGCGTATCAACGTCAACGAGGACATGGAATACTTCATCCTCAACAAGCCCCGCGGCATGCAGTCGACCATGCAGGATGAGCTGGGCCGCCCCTGCGTGGGCGGCGTCCTTTCGGAACGCACCGCTTCGGGCCAGCGCCTGTTTCACGTTGGCCGTTTGGACGCGGACACCGAGGGCCTGTTGTTGCTCACTAACGACGGTGAACTGGCCAACCGTCTCATGCACCCCAAGTACGAAGTGAAAAAGACGTATCTTGCCACCGTGCTCGGCGAAGCAGATAACAAGCTGGTCCGCCAGCTCAAGGACGGTATTGAGCTGGAAGACGGCATGGCCAAGGCGGACTTCGTCCAGGTCGTGGACAAGAACCAGGGTTATTCCTTGATTCGCGTTGAGTTGCATGAGGGGCGCAAGCACATCGTGCGCCGCATGCTCAAAGAGGCCGGTTACCCGGTCCAGCGCCTCGTGCGCACCAAGATTCACACCGTCCAGCTTGGCGAGCAGAAGCCCGGGCATTTGCGCGCGCTCAACTCGGCCGAGCTGACCTCGTTGTTTAAAGTGGTGGGGATGTAA
- the cmk gene encoding (d)CMP kinase: protein MEVHSLFDVSNMPNQGLIFAVDGPSGTGKSTTCRALAKRLGAKYVDTGAMYRVATLAVLRAGVDPADAPRVIEVTTDMPMDVSDDPDSKAVLLAGEDVSAEIRGDAVTRNVSAVSAIPEVRDNLVTLQRKLANDAHRAIVEGRDIGTVVLADAPAKAYLTASAAVRAQRRHDQNLAAGMESDFDTVLADVERRDAADSSRATSPLRPAEDAVVVDTSEMTLDEVLNRLTQIAKESAR, encoded by the coding sequence ATGGAGGTACATTCTTTGTTCGACGTCTCAAACATGCCCAACCAAGGGCTCATTTTCGCTGTCGACGGCCCGTCGGGTACCGGCAAGTCCACCACCTGCCGCGCGCTGGCGAAGCGGCTTGGTGCGAAGTACGTGGACACTGGTGCGATGTACCGGGTAGCCACCCTTGCAGTGCTGCGCGCCGGAGTGGATCCCGCTGATGCGCCGCGGGTTATCGAGGTAACGACGGACATGCCGATGGACGTCTCCGATGATCCGGACTCTAAGGCCGTGTTGCTGGCAGGGGAGGACGTCTCCGCGGAGATTCGCGGTGACGCCGTCACCCGTAACGTCTCCGCGGTGTCCGCGATCCCGGAGGTCCGTGACAACCTGGTCACCCTCCAGCGGAAGCTGGCGAATGATGCCCACCGCGCCATCGTGGAGGGGCGCGACATCGGCACAGTCGTACTTGCCGACGCCCCGGCGAAGGCCTACCTGACCGCCTCGGCGGCGGTCCGTGCGCAGCGGCGCCATGATCAGAACCTGGCCGCGGGCATGGAATCCGACTTTGATACCGTGCTCGCCGACGTCGAGCGCCGTGATGCCGCGGATTCGTCCCGCGCCACCTCGCCGCTGCGTCCCGCTGAGGATGCCGTGGTCGTGGATACCTCTGAAATGACCTTGGACGAGGTCCTGAATCGTCTCACCCAGATTGCCAAGGAGTCCGCACGATGA
- the der gene encoding ribosome biogenesis GTPase Der, giving the protein MTEKPSQNPGQLPDENEETQIVYHAPGGGEIDASSVWVEEEAAANHGGWAADDFDEEDFDYEFDESELDESEFGEPDFGDDEPLSEEDWEALAAEYGIGGADVTEEALCTVAIVGRPNVGKSSLVNRFLGRREAVVEDFPGVTRDRISYLAEWNGQRFWVQDTGGWDPNVEGMHAAIARQAENAMETADVIVFVVDTKVGITATDEIMARRLQKSQVPVIVVANKFDSDKQYADMAEFWGLGLGDPWPVSAQHGRGGADVLDLILEKFPDEPRMKSITSGPRRVALVGKPNVGKSSLLNKFLGEERSVVDNVAGTTVDPVDSLVQLDEQLWRFVDTAGLRKKVKNAQGHEYYASLRTRGVIDAAEVCIMLIDASEEVSEQDQRVLNMVLEAGKALVIAFNKWDLMDEDRRYYLDREIDQQLAHLPWVTRVNISAKTGRALQRLEPAMIEALESWDQRVTTGQLNNWLREAIAANPPPMKNNRLPRVLFATQASTQPPTIVLFTTGFLDSGYRRYLERKFRERFGFHGTPVRIAVRVRERRGKR; this is encoded by the coding sequence ATGACCGAGAAGCCTTCCCAGAACCCTGGCCAGCTGCCGGACGAGAACGAAGAGACCCAGATTGTGTACCACGCTCCTGGAGGTGGCGAGATCGACGCCTCCTCCGTGTGGGTCGAAGAAGAAGCGGCGGCTAACCATGGTGGCTGGGCCGCGGATGACTTCGACGAAGAAGATTTTGACTACGAGTTTGACGAGTCGGAGCTGGACGAGTCCGAGTTTGGGGAGCCGGACTTCGGCGACGACGAGCCCCTATCCGAGGAGGATTGGGAGGCCCTGGCTGCCGAGTACGGGATCGGTGGGGCGGACGTCACCGAAGAGGCCTTGTGCACCGTGGCGATCGTCGGCCGCCCCAACGTCGGCAAGTCCTCGCTCGTCAATCGCTTCCTGGGCCGCCGCGAAGCCGTCGTGGAGGATTTCCCGGGCGTGACGCGCGATCGCATCTCCTACCTCGCGGAGTGGAACGGCCAACGCTTCTGGGTGCAGGATACTGGCGGTTGGGATCCCAATGTTGAGGGCATGCACGCAGCCATCGCCCGCCAGGCGGAAAACGCCATGGAGACCGCAGACGTCATCGTCTTCGTCGTGGACACCAAGGTTGGCATCACTGCCACCGACGAAATCATGGCGCGCCGCCTCCAGAAGTCGCAGGTTCCTGTCATCGTGGTGGCCAACAAATTCGACTCGGATAAGCAGTACGCCGACATGGCGGAGTTCTGGGGCCTGGGCCTTGGGGATCCGTGGCCGGTGTCCGCGCAGCACGGTCGGGGCGGTGCCGACGTCCTGGACCTCATCTTGGAGAAGTTCCCGGACGAGCCGCGCATGAAGTCGATTACCTCCGGACCACGCCGCGTGGCCCTGGTGGGTAAGCCCAACGTGGGCAAGTCTTCTTTGCTCAATAAGTTCTTGGGCGAGGAGCGCTCCGTGGTGGACAACGTCGCGGGTACGACGGTGGATCCGGTGGACTCCCTGGTGCAGCTCGACGAGCAGCTGTGGCGCTTCGTGGATACCGCGGGACTGCGTAAGAAGGTCAAGAACGCGCAGGGGCATGAGTACTATGCCTCCTTGCGCACTCGTGGCGTCATCGACGCGGCCGAGGTGTGCATCATGCTTATCGACGCCTCGGAGGAGGTCTCCGAGCAGGATCAGCGCGTGCTCAACATGGTGCTGGAGGCCGGCAAGGCCTTGGTCATCGCGTTTAACAAGTGGGACCTGATGGACGAGGATCGCCGCTACTACCTGGATCGGGAAATCGACCAGCAGCTCGCGCACCTGCCATGGGTCACGCGGGTGAATATTTCGGCCAAGACCGGCCGCGCCCTCCAGCGTTTGGAGCCAGCGATGATTGAGGCTTTGGAGAGCTGGGATCAGCGTGTGACCACCGGTCAGTTGAACAATTGGCTGCGCGAGGCAATCGCTGCCAACCCGCCGCCCATGAAAAACAACCGGCTGCCGCGCGTCCTCTTCGCGACCCAGGCCTCCACCCAGCCACCGACCATCGTGTTGTTTACCACCGGGTTCCTCGACTCCGGCTACCGCCGTTACCTCGAGCGGAAGTTCCGTGAGCGCTTCGGTTTCCACGGCACACCGGTGCGCATCGCGGTGCGTGTTCGCGAGCGTCGCGGTAAGCGTTAA
- a CDS encoding anaerobic C4-dicarboxylate transporter: MLASVLDPTSGLAITIQILIILFALLLGTRFGGIGLGLISGIGLMLMVFLFGLTPGEPPVSVMLTIIAVIGCASTLQQAKGLDVMMQFAEKLLRAHPERITILAPLTTWFLTVLCGTGHVVYTMFPIIEDIAVKKGIRPERPMAVASTSSQMGITASPVSVATVSLASILAENAGVIDKAYSIPQILMVAIPASLAGVILAALWSLRRGKDLDKDPVFQEHMQDPEFRAAMEASGESLLDKVFPTSAFRAVWIFLIAIASVVVLGAFEALRPIVSDGEGGMEPLSMNLVIQMVMLVAGALILLFCNPDPKKIASTPVFKAGMTAVFSVFGVAWMADTFFQTHIDALEGALGGVVQAAPWAYAVVLLIVSKLVNSQAAALVAIAPIGLQLGIDPAIIVGFYGAAYGYFILPTYPSDLACIGFDRTGTTHIGKFVINHSFIIPGFISVITSCVVGSLLAQVLL, from the coding sequence ATGCTTGCCTCTGTGCTTGACCCCACCTCCGGGTTAGCAATCACCATCCAAATCCTCATCATTCTTTTCGCACTGCTGCTGGGCACTCGCTTTGGCGGCATCGGACTAGGCCTCATCTCCGGCATCGGCTTGATGCTCATGGTCTTCCTCTTCGGCCTCACTCCGGGTGAGCCGCCAGTGTCGGTCATGCTCACCATCATTGCGGTGATCGGCTGCGCCTCCACACTGCAACAGGCCAAGGGCCTCGACGTGATGATGCAATTCGCGGAGAAGTTGCTCCGCGCCCATCCCGAGCGGATTACCATCCTCGCTCCACTCACCACATGGTTCCTCACCGTGCTGTGCGGCACCGGCCACGTCGTGTACACGATGTTCCCCATCATTGAAGACATCGCTGTGAAAAAGGGGATTCGCCCGGAGCGCCCCATGGCCGTGGCTTCCACCTCGTCGCAGATGGGCATCACGGCATCGCCAGTGTCAGTCGCCACCGTCTCCCTAGCCTCGATCCTGGCCGAAAACGCTGGTGTCATTGACAAAGCCTATTCCATCCCACAGATCCTCATGGTGGCCATCCCGGCCTCGCTCGCTGGCGTCATCTTGGCCGCCCTGTGGTCCCTGCGCCGCGGTAAGGACTTGGATAAGGACCCTGTGTTCCAGGAACACATGCAGGACCCGGAGTTCCGCGCAGCAATGGAAGCCAGCGGCGAGTCGCTTTTGGACAAGGTCTTCCCCACGTCTGCCTTCCGCGCGGTGTGGATCTTCCTCATCGCCATCGCCAGCGTGGTGGTCCTCGGCGCCTTCGAGGCATTGCGCCCCATCGTGAGCGACGGCGAGGGCGGCATGGAACCGTTATCCATGAACCTGGTGATCCAAATGGTCATGCTTGTGGCCGGCGCGTTGATCCTCTTGTTCTGCAACCCCGACCCGAAGAAAATTGCCTCCACTCCAGTGTTTAAGGCCGGCATGACCGCGGTGTTTTCCGTATTCGGTGTCGCCTGGATGGCGGATACCTTCTTCCAGACGCACATCGACGCCCTCGAGGGCGCACTTGGTGGCGTCGTCCAGGCCGCACCGTGGGCCTACGCGGTGGTGCTCCTCATCGTCTCCAAGCTGGTCAACTCCCAGGCGGCCGCTCTCGTGGCCATCGCCCCGATTGGCCTCCAGCTCGGTATCGACCCCGCCATCATCGTCGGCTTCTACGGCGCCGCCTACGGTTACTTCATCCTGCCGACCTACCCGTCTGACCTCGCCTGTATCGGCTTTGACCGGACCGGTACCACCCACATCGGCAAATTCGTTATTAACCACTCGTTCATTATCCCGGGCTTCATTAGCGTGATCACGTCCTGCGTGGTCGGTTCGCTGCTGGCCCAGGTGCTGCTCTAG
- a CDS encoding class I SAM-dependent methyltransferase, giving the protein MTFPDPAHFPSYRAPSEKEAPTFSDTAHRQRSAGAFAQGAATYNEVRPDYPTEVYALLEDSYPGPVLDCGAGTGKFTAGLVTRGLSTLACDPSADMLRQFAALHDVPAWRATAEATALGADTCAAVTCAQTWHWVDVAQASAEMDRVIVPRGRLVLAWNTIDVGADPWILRLARIMHSGDIQRPGFFPEVASPWELGDVVRTTWSHRLTVEQLHLLMHTRAYWLRNGAKIRERMTGNLNWYLFEHMGFSPGQEVDIPYRTDAFSYRRGGEE; this is encoded by the coding sequence ATGACTTTCCCGGATCCCGCCCACTTCCCTAGCTACCGCGCCCCCAGCGAAAAAGAGGCGCCCACGTTCAGTGATACGGCTCACCGCCAGCGTTCCGCGGGCGCCTTCGCTCAAGGGGCGGCGACCTATAACGAGGTTCGTCCTGACTACCCCACGGAGGTGTACGCGCTCTTAGAAGATTCCTACCCCGGCCCGGTATTGGACTGCGGGGCGGGAACCGGGAAGTTCACCGCCGGGTTGGTAACCCGCGGCTTGTCGACGCTCGCGTGCGACCCTTCAGCGGATATGTTGCGGCAGTTCGCGGCCTTGCATGACGTGCCGGCCTGGCGCGCGACCGCGGAAGCCACTGCCCTGGGGGCCGATACGTGTGCGGCAGTAACGTGCGCCCAAACCTGGCATTGGGTGGACGTCGCTCAGGCGAGCGCAGAGATGGATCGCGTTATCGTGCCACGGGGCCGCTTGGTGCTGGCGTGGAACACCATAGATGTCGGCGCGGACCCGTGGATCTTGCGCCTCGCTCGCATCATGCATTCCGGAGATATTCAACGCCCTGGCTTCTTCCCCGAGGTCGCCTCACCATGGGAGCTTGGCGACGTCGTGCGCACCACCTGGTCCCACCGGCTCACGGTCGAACAGCTTCACCTTTTGATGCACACGCGGGCGTATTGGCTTCGCAACGGAGCGAAAATCCGCGAGCGCATGACAGGGAACCTCAACTGGTATCTGTTCGAGCACATGGGCTTTAGCCCGGGTCAGGAAGTGGACATCCCCTACCGCACCGATGCGTTTTCGTATCGGCGCGGAGGGGAAGAATAG
- a CDS encoding ABC transporter transmembrane domain-containing protein, translating to MVNFPAPDDEHWLLKVVFSYKHKTIPSGLLMAFTFVCNGITPVIVGRAIDEAIGVSDSDRLLVWLGVLVAVFVLNASASWNARKLFITAQQEVAHELRMATTDRISDPRGVGGRRRTAGELLSTASADTQRVAEAVIMTVFPVAEIVSILYVAVMVSFIHLPLGVAVLLGGPLVVFTSIKTAAPLRKKSGARQKALAATSAMATDVVAGLRILKGIGAVETVGARYKVSSDDAYAKTLAANGSRAVLNAVTESIGALYVVAVGLTAGWLALRDVMTVGELITVVGLTQFIITPMTMLGKNIASRWATAQASGRRVQDVLRAPAEHGDFEPDVPALLPGMSVVTTPPSEEDMEVLRSWPRSRALVAPHSADLFQGSVTDNILAASRARLADQAAVQASDTDAAAEELSSHALWVAAGGDITDRELGEGAANLSGGQRQRVALARAIATKPEVLILSDPTTAVDSVTEQDIAHRVAAERGSAPTLVFSQSPAWAAVARRRVSTWQEVLEP from the coding sequence ATGGTCAACTTCCCCGCCCCCGACGACGAGCACTGGCTGCTGAAGGTCGTCTTCTCCTACAAGCATAAGACCATACCGTCAGGCCTGCTCATGGCATTCACCTTCGTGTGCAACGGCATCACCCCTGTGATTGTGGGGCGGGCGATTGATGAGGCCATCGGGGTGAGTGACTCCGACCGATTGCTCGTGTGGCTCGGAGTCCTGGTTGCTGTGTTTGTGCTCAACGCGTCGGCCTCATGGAACGCGCGAAAACTTTTCATCACTGCGCAGCAGGAGGTGGCTCACGAACTGCGAATGGCCACGACGGATAGGATCTCTGACCCACGCGGCGTCGGCGGGCGACGGCGTACGGCAGGAGAACTCCTCTCCACAGCCTCCGCCGATACCCAAAGAGTGGCTGAAGCCGTGATTATGACGGTGTTCCCCGTGGCAGAGATCGTCTCCATCCTTTACGTCGCGGTCATGGTGTCGTTTATTCACCTTCCGCTGGGCGTGGCGGTGCTTCTCGGCGGGCCATTGGTGGTGTTTACCTCAATTAAGACGGCCGCGCCGCTGCGTAAGAAATCAGGCGCTCGCCAAAAGGCGCTTGCGGCGACATCGGCGATGGCCACCGACGTAGTAGCGGGACTCCGGATCCTCAAAGGTATCGGTGCGGTGGAAACCGTGGGAGCGCGGTACAAGGTGAGCTCCGATGATGCCTACGCAAAGACCCTTGCCGCCAATGGATCCCGCGCAGTTCTCAACGCGGTCACGGAATCGATCGGTGCGCTGTACGTGGTGGCGGTGGGTCTGACCGCGGGCTGGTTGGCACTGCGTGACGTGATGACCGTCGGCGAGCTGATTACTGTCGTCGGTCTGACCCAGTTCATCATCACGCCGATGACTATGCTCGGTAAGAATATTGCGTCGCGGTGGGCAACCGCCCAGGCCTCTGGCCGCCGCGTGCAAGACGTTCTTAGGGCGCCAGCGGAGCATGGGGACTTTGAGCCCGACGTGCCTGCGCTCCTGCCAGGCATGAGCGTGGTGACGACACCGCCGAGCGAGGAGGACATGGAGGTCCTGCGTAGCTGGCCGCGCTCCCGAGCTCTCGTCGCTCCACATAGCGCAGACCTCTTCCAAGGCAGCGTGACCGACAATATTCTTGCCGCCTCCCGAGCCCGGTTGGCGGACCAGGCAGCAGTTCAGGCATCTGACACAGATGCAGCTGCGGAGGAGCTGTCTAGCCATGCGTTGTGGGTGGCTGCCGGTGGGGATATTACGGATCGCGAGCTCGGTGAAGGCGCTGCAAACCTCTCGGGTGGCCAGCGGCAGCGCGTGGCGCTGGCTCGCGCCATCGCGACGAAACCCGAGGTTCTTATTCTGAGCGATCCCACCACTGCGGTTGATTCAGTGACGGAACAAGATATTGCCCACAGGGTGGCTGCTGAGCGGGGTAGCGCACCGACCCTGGTGTTTAGCCAATCTCCGGCGTGGGCAGCGGTAGCGCGACGCCGAGTCAGCACATGGCAGGAGGTGCTCGAACCATGA